Proteins from one Bradyrhizobium amphicarpaeae genomic window:
- a CDS encoding crotonase/enoyl-CoA hydratase family protein has protein sequence MAYETIKYEVAEQILTITLNRPDKLNAFNAQMQAELIDAFDAADKDDNVRAIIVTGAGRGFCAGADLSSGADTFDRDARRGPVKRFADGKVDYSDPQVRDGGGQVTLRIFKCLKPVIAAVNGPAVGIGVTMQLAMDIRIASDAARFGFVFSQRGIVPEAASSWFLPRIVGISQALEWCYSGRVFPAQEALAGRLVSKVVAPDDLLPTARALAREFAAKTAPVSVALIRQMMWRMMGADDPMEAHKVDSRGIYARGRSGDVKEGVVSFLEKRPAQFKDKVSTDMPDYFPWWTEREYK, from the coding sequence ATGGCGTATGAGACGATCAAATACGAGGTCGCCGAGCAGATCCTCACCATCACGCTGAACCGGCCCGACAAGCTCAACGCCTTCAACGCGCAGATGCAGGCGGAGCTGATCGACGCGTTCGACGCCGCCGACAAGGACGACAACGTCCGCGCCATCATCGTGACAGGCGCAGGCCGCGGATTTTGCGCGGGGGCCGATCTGTCGTCAGGTGCTGATACTTTCGATCGCGACGCCCGGCGCGGACCGGTGAAGCGCTTCGCCGACGGCAAGGTCGACTACAGCGATCCGCAGGTGCGCGACGGCGGCGGCCAGGTGACGTTGCGCATCTTCAAGTGCCTCAAGCCCGTTATTGCCGCGGTGAACGGCCCGGCAGTCGGCATCGGCGTCACCATGCAGCTCGCGATGGACATCCGCATCGCCTCGGATGCTGCACGGTTCGGCTTCGTGTTCTCCCAGCGCGGCATCGTGCCGGAGGCCGCATCGAGCTGGTTCTTGCCGCGTATCGTCGGCATCTCGCAGGCGCTGGAATGGTGCTATTCGGGCCGCGTCTTCCCGGCGCAGGAAGCGCTCGCCGGCCGCCTCGTCAGCAAGGTCGTCGCCCCCGATGATTTGCTGCCGACCGCCCGCGCGCTCGCCAGGGAATTCGCGGCCAAGACCGCGCCCGTGTCGGTCGCGCTGATCCGCCAGATGATGTGGCGCATGATGGGCGCCGACGATCCCATGGAAGCCCACAAGGTCGACAGCCGCGGCATCTACGCCCGGGGACGTTCCGGGGACGTCAAGGAAGGCGTGGTGTCGTTCCTGGAGAAGCGACCGGCGCAATTCAAGGACAAGGTCTCGACCGATATGCCGGACTATTTCCCGTGGTGGACGGAGCGGGAATATAAGTAG
- a CDS encoding 2-hydroxychromene-2-carboxylate isomerase, protein MIEFFFDCSSPWTYLAFHNIQPLAKELGAEIVWRPILVGGIFNTVNPSVYAQREAPVPLKARYMKKDLADWARSAGLAIKMPPTVFPVNSVKAMRGCIWLGKDMVPFATSVFEAYWGGDKDISQDAVLAEICKKVGIDEQGFFAGISEQAIKDQLKANTEEVVARGGFGSPTIFVNKTDMYFGNDRLPLIREALLRSKAGAA, encoded by the coding sequence AATTCTTCTTCGACTGCTCCAGCCCTTGGACCTATCTCGCCTTCCACAACATCCAGCCGCTCGCGAAGGAACTCGGCGCCGAGATCGTCTGGCGGCCGATCCTGGTCGGCGGCATCTTCAACACGGTCAATCCGAGCGTCTACGCGCAGCGCGAGGCGCCGGTGCCGCTGAAGGCGCGCTACATGAAGAAGGACCTCGCCGACTGGGCGCGTTCGGCCGGCCTTGCGATCAAGATGCCACCGACGGTGTTTCCGGTGAACAGCGTCAAGGCGATGCGCGGCTGCATCTGGCTCGGCAAAGACATGGTGCCGTTCGCGACATCAGTGTTCGAGGCCTATTGGGGCGGCGACAAGGACATCTCGCAGGACGCGGTGCTCGCGGAGATCTGCAAGAAGGTCGGCATCGACGAGCAGGGATTCTTCGCCGGCATTTCGGAGCAGGCGATCAAGGATCAGCTCAAGGCGAATACGGAAGAGGTCGTCGCCCGCGGCGGTTTCGGCTCGCCGACGATCTTCGTCAACAAGACCGACATGTATTTCGGCAACGACCGGCTGCCGCTGATCCGCGAGGCGCTCTTGCGCAGCAAGGCGGGTGCGGCCTGA
- a CDS encoding M20 aminoacylase family protein has translation MPTIDRIDGYADELTAIRRDLHAHPEIGFEEVRTSGIVADKLKSWGIEVHRGLGGTGVIGIIKGKGSGGKRIGLRADMDALPMEENTNLKWSSKIPGRFHGCGHDGHTTMLLGTARYLAETRNFDGTVHLIFQPAEEGLGGARAMIKDGLFEKFPCDELYGLHNAPDLNHGEIAILPGPAMASADFFDLRITGYGAHGAMPERSKDAVIIATTLAQAIQTIVSRNVEPLQAAVISITQIHAGSAYNVIPGDAHLCGTIRTFSKEVRTLIAERIRTICAGIASAYECVIDVDIRDTFDVLINQVEQSKVVEEVARTIVDPANVITRAQPKMGSEDFADMLQTIPGAYFWVGHDGSVPVHNPGFVLDDKILPIGASMFARIIETRMPVGSHA, from the coding sequence ATGCCCACGATCGACCGCATCGACGGCTACGCCGACGAGCTCACCGCCATCCGGCGCGACCTGCACGCACATCCCGAGATCGGCTTCGAAGAAGTGCGCACCTCCGGCATCGTCGCCGACAAGCTGAAGAGCTGGGGCATCGAGGTGCATCGCGGCCTCGGCGGCACCGGCGTGATCGGAATCATCAAGGGCAAGGGTTCGGGCGGCAAGCGGATTGGCCTGCGTGCCGACATGGACGCGCTGCCGATGGAAGAGAACACCAATCTGAAGTGGAGCTCGAAAATCCCCGGCCGCTTCCACGGCTGCGGTCATGACGGCCACACCACCATGCTGCTCGGCACGGCGCGCTACCTCGCCGAAACCAGAAACTTCGACGGCACCGTCCACCTCATCTTCCAGCCGGCCGAGGAAGGCCTCGGCGGCGCCCGCGCGATGATCAAGGACGGGCTGTTCGAGAAGTTTCCCTGCGACGAGCTGTACGGCCTGCACAACGCGCCCGACCTCAACCACGGCGAGATCGCGATCCTGCCCGGCCCGGCAATGGCCAGCGCCGACTTCTTCGACCTGCGCATCACCGGCTACGGCGCGCATGGCGCGATGCCCGAGCGCTCCAAGGACGCGGTGATCATCGCAACCACGCTGGCGCAGGCGATCCAGACCATCGTCAGCCGCAACGTCGAGCCGCTCCAGGCCGCCGTCATCTCGATCACGCAGATCCATGCCGGCTCGGCCTACAACGTCATCCCGGGCGACGCGCATCTTTGCGGCACCATCCGCACCTTCTCGAAGGAGGTCCGCACTCTGATAGCGGAACGCATCCGCACGATCTGCGCCGGCATCGCGAGTGCCTACGAATGCGTGATCGACGTCGACATCCGCGACACCTTCGACGTGCTGATCAACCAGGTCGAGCAGTCCAAGGTGGTCGAGGAGGTCGCGCGCACCATCGTCGACCCCGCCAACGTCATCACCCGCGCCCAGCCCAAGATGGGCAGCGAGGATTTTGCCGACATGCTGCAGACCATTCCCGGTGCCTATTTCTGGGTCGGCCATGACGGCTCCGTGCCCGTGCACAATCCCGGCTTCGTGCTCGACGACAAGATCCTGCCGATCGGCGCCAGCATGTTCGCCCGCATCATCGAGACCCGCATGCCGGTCGGTTCTCATGCCTAA
- a CDS encoding NADPH:quinone oxidoreductase family protein, with protein sequence MVRAVVCRALGAPETLRLEEFPSRTLKPGEVRVAIRAAGLNFPDVLMAAGEYQLKPELPFTPGMEAAGDVTEVSAEARGVAVGAKVIVKMRHGAFTDEAVVTPAQLTPMPSTFDYAEAATYLAGHGTAYHALIDRGRVEPGEVLLVHGAGGGVGLAAVEIGKMLGATVIATASSDEKLAIARARGADHLIRYDREPFRDAVKRITDGRGADVVFDPVGGQVFEDSMRCIAWGARLLVIGFTGGIGSAKTNLLLIKGASVLGVRAGEAVRKNPALGQVRLKALLQWAEEGKLRPNISHRLPLEDYAKAMRLLLDRKAIGRVALVME encoded by the coding sequence ATGGTGCGCGCTGTCGTCTGTCGCGCGCTCGGCGCCCCCGAAACATTGCGGCTGGAAGAATTTCCGTCGCGTACCTTGAAGCCCGGCGAGGTGCGCGTGGCGATCCGCGCTGCCGGGCTTAACTTTCCCGACGTGCTGATGGCCGCCGGCGAATATCAGCTCAAGCCCGAGCTGCCGTTCACGCCGGGCATGGAAGCCGCCGGTGATGTCACCGAGGTTAGCGCGGAGGCGAGGGGCGTCGCCGTCGGCGCCAAGGTCATCGTGAAGATGCGCCACGGCGCGTTCACCGATGAAGCGGTGGTGACGCCCGCGCAGCTCACGCCGATGCCGTCGACTTTCGACTATGCGGAGGCCGCGACCTACCTTGCCGGCCACGGCACCGCCTATCACGCGTTGATCGATCGCGGCCGGGTTGAGCCGGGCGAGGTGCTGCTGGTGCACGGCGCCGGCGGTGGCGTCGGATTGGCCGCAGTCGAGATCGGCAAGATGCTGGGCGCGACCGTGATCGCGACCGCGTCCAGCGACGAGAAGCTCGCCATCGCCAGGGCGCGCGGCGCCGATCACCTCATTCGCTATGACCGCGAGCCGTTTCGCGATGCCGTCAAGCGCATCACCGATGGTCGTGGCGCGGACGTCGTGTTCGATCCCGTCGGCGGCCAGGTTTTCGAAGACTCGATGCGCTGCATCGCCTGGGGCGCGCGGCTGCTGGTGATCGGCTTCACCGGCGGCATCGGCTCGGCGAAGACCAACCTGCTGCTGATCAAGGGCGCCAGCGTGCTCGGTGTGCGCGCAGGCGAAGCCGTGCGGAAAAATCCGGCGCTCGGGCAGGTGCGCCTCAAGGCGCTGCTGCAATGGGCGGAAGAGGGCAAGCTGCGCCCCAACATCTCGCATCGCCTGCCGCTGGAAGACTACGCGAAGGCGATGCGGCTCTTGCTCGATCGCAAGGCCATCGGGCGCGTGGCGCTGGTGATGGAGTGA
- a CDS encoding amidase, with translation MPKKSAEEAVTSLHDLSALDLIAGYRAKQFSPSEVLEDLLSHVAAWEPHLKALYAFDPDGAREAAKASTARWTGGEPSGALDGVPVTVKDNIATKGVPVPLGAASVKLVPAEKDAPPAARLREAGSIIFAKTTMPDYGMLSSGLSSFHALAHNPWDLSKNPGGSSAGAGAAAAAGYGPLHLGTDIGGSVRLPAGWCGLVGLKPSFGRVPIDPTYVGRVAGPMTRTVDDCALMMSVIAKPDRRDGMSLPAEPLNWKGLEKSPRKLRIGLMLDPGCGLALEKPVREVAVKAAKAFESAGSVVTEIDGILTREMLDGLDNFWRARMWDDLARLTPAEQAKVLPYIFKWGESGAKLSGVDVIRGFNQTMAIRAAAAKLFCEFDYVISPTAPNVNYPADWASPTNDPMKPFEHIAYTVPWNMSENPAVSVNGGFDAKGFPIGVQIVGRRFDDIGVLGMAKAFEGLRGAQKPWPKPPSHKTQH, from the coding sequence ATGCCTAAGAAGAGCGCTGAAGAGGCGGTCACCTCGCTGCACGATCTGTCCGCGCTCGATCTGATCGCGGGCTATCGCGCCAAGCAATTCTCGCCGAGCGAGGTGCTGGAGGATTTGCTCTCGCACGTCGCTGCGTGGGAACCGCATCTGAAGGCGCTCTACGCGTTCGATCCGGACGGCGCGCGCGAGGCCGCCAAGGCCTCGACCGCGCGCTGGACCGGCGGCGAGCCGTCCGGTGCGCTCGACGGCGTACCCGTGACGGTGAAGGACAACATCGCGACCAAGGGCGTGCCGGTGCCGCTGGGTGCCGCCAGCGTCAAGCTCGTCCCGGCCGAGAAGGACGCCCCTCCCGCCGCGCGCCTGCGCGAGGCAGGCAGCATCATCTTCGCCAAGACCACCATGCCCGATTACGGCATGCTGTCATCCGGACTTTCCAGCTTCCACGCACTCGCGCACAACCCCTGGGACCTCTCCAAGAATCCCGGCGGCTCCAGCGCAGGCGCCGGCGCTGCGGCGGCGGCCGGCTATGGCCCGCTGCATCTCGGCACCGACATCGGCGGCTCGGTCCGCCTGCCCGCGGGCTGGTGCGGCCTCGTCGGCCTGAAGCCGAGCTTCGGCCGCGTGCCGATCGATCCGACCTATGTCGGCCGTGTCGCCGGCCCCATGACCCGCACGGTCGACGATTGCGCGCTGATGATGAGCGTGATCGCAAAGCCCGACCGCCGCGACGGCATGAGCCTGCCAGCCGAGCCGCTGAACTGGAAGGGCCTGGAGAAATCTCCGCGAAAACTGCGCATCGGATTGATGCTCGATCCCGGCTGCGGCCTGGCGCTGGAGAAACCAGTGCGCGAGGTCGCAGTGAAGGCGGCGAAGGCGTTCGAATCCGCAGGCAGCGTCGTCACCGAAATCGACGGCATCCTCACGCGCGAGATGCTCGATGGCCTCGATAATTTCTGGCGCGCGCGGATGTGGGATGATCTGGCCAGGCTGACGCCGGCCGAGCAGGCCAAGGTGCTGCCTTACATCTTCAAATGGGGCGAGTCCGGTGCGAAGCTCTCGGGTGTCGATGTCATCCGCGGCTTCAATCAGACCATGGCGATCCGCGCGGCGGCGGCGAAGCTGTTCTGCGAGTTCGACTACGTGATCTCGCCGACCGCGCCCAACGTGAACTATCCGGCCGACTGGGCTTCCCCCACCAACGACCCCATGAAGCCGTTCGAGCACATCGCCTATACCGTGCCGTGGAATATGTCGGAGAACCCCGCCGTCTCCGTCAACGGCGGCTTCGACGCCAAGGGTTTCCCCATCGGCGTGCAGATCGTCGGTCGCCGCTTCGACGATATCGGCGTGCTCGGCATGGCCAAGGCATTTGAGGGCCTGCGCGGAGCGCAGAAGCCCTGGCCCAAACCGCCTTCACACAAGACGCAGCACTAG